The Herminiimonas arsenitoxidans sequence GGGGTGGTTGCGATGTTATTCATGATGGCCTTGTGTTTTTCGAATGATTAAACGCGAGACAATGCTCAGCAGGAGAACGAAGAGCGTGACAATAAGTGCGCCAGCCCATGCGAGCGTATGCCATGCCTCATATGGACTCATCGCATACTGAAAAATAACAACCGGAATACTCGCTGTCGGCGAGTTAAGGCTGTTCGTCCAATACTGATTGTTTAGTGCAGTAAAAAGTAGCGGTGCTGTTTCGCCAGAAATACGTGCCAGAGCCAAAAGAATACCGGTCATGATTCCAGGAAGCGCTGCTCGGTATAGCACTTGAACAGTAACCTTCCATTGAGGAACACCAAGGGACAGCGCTGCCTCGCGCATTGCTTGCGGTACCAACCGCAACATCTCGTCCGTCGTACGCACTACAACAGGCAATACGATCAGAGATAATGCAAGCGCTCCAGCCCACCCGGAGAAATGACCTTGCTGACGTACAACCAGCGTGTAGATGAAAAGACCCAGAACGATCGAGGGAGCAGACAACAGAATGTCATTTACGAATCTGATCGCTTCACGCCATGCGGCACTTTTCGCATACTCCGCGAGATAGGTACCCGCAGCAATGCCGATTGGCGCTCCAATACCTATCGCGATACCGCTCATAACCAAACTACCAAAGAATGCGTTTGCTAATCCGCCCTCTTCACCTGGCGGTGGTGTCATTTGATAAAAAATTTCCGGCTTTAATGCAGATACTCCATATTTTAGGCACGTCCAAAGTATCCAAACCAGCCAGAAAAGACCAAACAGAGTTGCAAGAGTACCTAAGCATTTCGCTGCGATATTACGTGCGTAGCGACGCTTATATAACCATGATGTTTCTTGAGTCATGACGATCCCTCCTTACGAGCCATGCTATGAAGCATTAATCGCGCAATCGCCAATACTACGAATGTCACAATGAACAGGATGAAGCCCAGTGCAATTAAAGACGACAAATAGACATCCGAATCAGCCTCTGTAAACTCATTCGCGATCGCGGCCGCAATCGAATTGCCTGGCATGAGTATCGACAAAGATAATTGATGAGCATTGCCCAACACAAAAGTGACCGCCATTGTTTCGCCTAATGCACGTCCAAGTCCAAGGAATATGCCCCCGACCACTGCAGATCGGCAATAAGGTAAAACTATGTTCCACACCACTTCCCAATTGGTCGCACCTAATGCATAAGCCGATTCTTTTAGGCTAGTTGGCACGGTACGGAAAACATCGCGCATGATCGATGAGATGAATGGTATGACCATGATTGCCAGGACTGTTCCTGCGGTCAGCATTCCGATACCTAATGGTGGACCTTGGAAAACGGGCCCTATGATTGGAAGACTTCCGAGATAGTCATTCACCCAAGGCAGTATGTGGTCGGCCATAAAAGGCACAAATACAAATAAACCCCACATGCCATAGATGATTGATGGGATACCTGCCAGCAGTTCTACTGCGGCGGAAACAGGCCCTCGCAACCATGTCGGTGCGATTTCAGTGAGGTAAAACGCGATACCGAAACTTATTGGTACGGCTATAACCATGGCAATGGCGGAGCTGACCAAGGTACCGATGATTGGTACTGCGGCACCGAAATTCTTACCAACGGCGTCCCATTCTGCATTCGTAAAAAATCCCCAGCCAAAAGTCTCAAAAGCGAGACGCCCCCCCCAAAGCATAGCTAAGGCTGCGGCAAGGAGAATGAACATTACAAATGCTGCGGCAGAGGCAACTCCCCAACGGAATAAATTGTCTGTGCCAGCATCTTTATCTATGTGCTTACTGATAACAGGATTACTTAAAACTGCACTCATTTGGCCCACACTTTCTGGAATTACTGTTTTGAAGCATCGAAGAGTGCAGAGGGACGGCCCCTCTGCACTTATGTCATAGAAGTACTTACTTGATTTCTTTTGCCCAGTAAGCTTCGATTTGCTTCACCAGATTGTCAGGCAGACTCACATAGTGCAATTCTTCAGCTTGAGGTTTTCCATCTTCCAATGCCCAAGTGAAGAATTCGAGTGCCGCCTTGGTTTGCTCAGGCTTTTTTGGTTTTTCGTACATCATGACGAACACGGTTGCTGCGATTGGCCAAGATTCGGCACCAGGAGCATCCGTGATAACCAGATAGAAGTCTTTCGTTTTTGACCATTCAGCATTTGACGCTGCAGCTTTAAACGACGCCATTGTTGGTTTTACGAATTTACCGTCGCGGTTTTTAACCTGAGCGGTATCCATTTTATTAACTGCCGCGTAAGCCAACTCAACATATCCGATCGAATTTTTGATTTGCTTTACGTATGCGGCGACGCCTTCATTACCTTTACCGCCAACGCCCAAAGGCCATTGAACAGATGTGCCTTCACCGATTTTTGTTTTCCACTCGTCGCTTACTTTGGAAAGGTAGTTGACCCAGTTAAAGGTTGTGCCGGAACCATCCGAGCGATGAACCACGTTAATCATTGCATCTGGCAAAGCGACGCCCGGATTTAACGATTTAATTGCAGGATCATTCCAACGTTTAATTTTTCCGAGAAAAATGTCCGCCAGTACCGGGCCGGTAAATTTCACATCATTTGAATTCAAACCTGGAATATTCACGACCGGAACTACCCCTCCGATAACCAATGGAAATTGTGCCAAGCCCAGTTGCTGCAATTCTTCAGGTTTCATTGGCATGTCGGATGCACCGAAATCAACGGTAGCCGCTTTAATTTGTGCGATACCACCGCCAGAGCCAATCGATTGATAGTTGACTTTAACTTTTGTTTTCGCGTTGTAGTCTGAAGACCATTTCGAAAGAATTGGATAAACGAATGTTGATCCCGCGCCTGTGATTTCTTCAGCTGAGGCGCAAATTGCAAAAGTTGATGAAAGAAGCGCGATCGCTAATTTTGCTTTTAATTTCACGTTATTTCCTTGATAGAGGGTAAAGAGAAGGTCTTATGCTTGGTACTAATGCAATCGAATTATAAAAACCCTTTATGACATCAATATGACAGTTCCAAAAATGTAGAAATATAGAATAATAAAAATGTCGTTTTTATGACCAAGTCATTAAAGCGTCATAAATAAATGCGTTACTAGCAACTGCTCCCATTAATTACTCCAGTCTAGGCAAGCTACTAATCCACTAAGAATAGCCGTAGCCAGCCAGACAAAAGGTCTGAGTCTTAAAAGGGCACGCCGTCGAAAATAGAAATGTCTCATTAATTCCCCTTGAATAGCTTGTACTAAGGCGTACAGGCTCAATCCGAGTGGATTTTAGGCAAATTAGAGATATAATTCAATAATTATTGAAATGTAGAATTAGAGAATATTCAAATGAATGACAAAAATATAATTAGTGCATTGTCAGCACTCGCACAAGAATCGCGACTGGCCGTTTTCAGGCTGTTGGTGCAGCGTGGTCCGGAAGGTATGGCCGCAACCAAAATCGGCGATCAACTGGCGATTCCCCCATCGTCGATGTCGTTCCATTTGAAAGAATTGTCACATGCAGGACTTGTGACCTCGCGTAACGAAGGCCGTTTCGTTATTTATTCTGCCAATTTTGAAACAATGAATGGTCTTATCGGCTTTCTTACCGAGAACTGCTGCGGAGGGAATATTTGCACTCCCGGAAGCGAATGCACCGTTCCTGCTTTAGAGAACATTCAAAGCTAATCACACGATTTTCCCGTCACTGCTCAAAGGATTACGAAATGACCGATCAACAAAACGATAAAACTTACAACGTACTTTTCCTGTGCACAGGTAACTCGGCTAGAAGCATCATGGCTGAAGCTTTTCTGACGACCGTAGGTAAAGGTCGCTTCCGTGGCTATAGCGCGGGGAGCCATCCAGGCGGCACAGTCAATCCATTTGCAATCGAACAGATTGCTCATACAGGCTATCCTGCGGAAAATTTACGAAGCAAAAGTTGGGATGAATATGCCGCGCCCGATGCGCCACAAATGGATTTCATCATTACAGTGTGCGACAACGCAGCTGGTGAGGTATGTCCAATCTGGCCAGGGCATCCAGTCTCTGCCCATTGGGGATTTGAAGATCCAGCAGCAGCCACTGGCACTGATGAAGAGAAGCGTGCTGTGTTTTCTAAAATTGCAAAACAAATTTCTGTTCGCGTAAATCTTTTAAGTAACCTCTCAATTCATTTACTTGAAAAATCCGCCATCAAGCGTGAAATGGATGCGATTGGCGCAAACAAGTTTTAATTTTCAAAGGGGGCTTTCTCGTTAGCCCCCTTCATTCTTTTGCATCATCCCATCTTTTTTCAAAAGCAATTAGATTAAGCATCAAAGGATAGTCACGTGCTTACAGCATTTTCAATTTTTTTAATTACTCTCACGCTTGTTATTTGGCAACCTCGCGGTTTAGGTATTGGCTGGAGTGCTAGTTTCGGAGCCACTGGGGCTCTACTGCTGGGAGTTATTCAGTTAGCCGATATTCCTGTTGTATGGAACATTGTCTGGAATGCGACAGCGACGTTTATAGCAATCATTGTCATCAGCTTAATACTTGATAAGGCAGGTTTTTTTGAGTGGGCGGCCCTACATGTTGCTCGCTGGGGTGGTGGCAGTGGTCGAAAGTTGTTTGTGTTGCTGGTACTACTAGGTGCATTTGTTGCTGCTCTTTTTGCAAACGACGGCGCGGCATTGATTCTTACTCCAATCGTCATTGCAATGCTGTTGGCTTTGAAATTTTCCGAGCGGTCTACGCTTGCATTTGTTATGGCTGCGGGGTTTATCGCAGACACGGCGAGCCTGCCGTTAGTGGTTTCTAATTTGGTTAATATTGTCTCTGCCGACTTTTTTAATATTGGATTTACACAATATGCTTCTGTGATGGTGCCAGTAAATTGTGTCGCAGTAATCGCAACGTTGCTTGTGTTGATTTGGTATTTCAGACGTGACATTCCGAGTCGATATAACTTGGAACAGGTCAAAACTCCATCAAGCGCGATTAAAGATCGGGCAACATTTTTTGCCGGCTGGTGGGTGCTTGCATGGCTGCTGATTGGTTTTTTTTGGCTTGAAAGTTTTGGCATTCCTATCAGTGCTATCGCTGCAGCAGGTGCTGTAGTGTTGTTGCTTGTGGCTGCAAAAGGTCATGTCATTGAAACGCGGGAAGTAGTTAAGAATGCGCCTTGGCAAATTGTCTTCTTTTCCTTAGGGATGTATTTAGTTGTATACGGTTTAAGAAATGCTGGCCTGACAAATTATCTTACCGCTTTCTTAAACGAATTCGCCCAACACGGTGTGTGGGGTGCTGCATTTGGAACAGGGATTCTTACCGCTTTATTGTCTTCGATCATGAACAATATGCCGACCGTGTTGGTAGGGGCATTATCGATTGATGCAACAATTGCACAGGGCACTGTACGCGAAGCGATGATCTATGCAAATGTCATCGGTAGTGATCTGGGACCAAAGATTACTCCGATTGGTAGCTTAGCTACTTTGCTTTGGTTACATGTCCTATCCAGCAAAGGAATCAATATTTCCTGGGGCTACTATTTTAGAGTAGGTGCAGTACTCACAATCCCAGTTCTGCTAATGACATTGGCCGCTCTGGCAATACGTCTTAGTTTGTAAGAAATGTCGTCGCGGATAAAGGCAATCCGTTGGGCAATCCCTAGCCTTGGCCTTACGCAAATTGTAGGTTGGGGTTCCATGTTTTATGCGTATGGCGTGCTGATGCAGCCAATGGAAATAGAGCTTCAAACAACACGTTCTGTCGTTGTTGGTGCCTATTCGATCGCGCTACTGATATCCGGCTTTCTATCACCGGTAGCAGGTGCAATCATCGATAAACTCGGGGGGCGCTTACTCATGGGCGCGGGCTCTCTACTTGCCTTCATTATGCTAGCCCTACTAGCCAACGTGCACAGTGTTACAGGTCTGTATCTAGTGTGGGCCGGGATCGGCATTGCAATGAGTGCAACGCTTTATCAATCGTCATTTGCTGTCCTCACGCAGATTTGCGGAAGTGATTATCGACGCGCGATTACTTCACTGACTCTATTTGGTGGATTTGCAAGCACTGTATTTTGGCCACTGACACAAGCTCTATCTGATCACTTTGGATGGAGAGAGACATGGATGATTTATGCAGCAGCTAATCTACTTATTTGTCTCCCCATTCATGCACTTTTACCAAAATTGTCTGGCCCGATTCAGTCAGAATCACCTAACGATTCAGTAAAACAAGGCCTGAGCGCAATTGTGCGTGAGCGAAGTTTTTTATTTCTCACATCCGCTGTTACATTCAATGCCTTGGTGTTTTCAGCGATGTCACTGCATCTGATGTCGATTTTACAAAGCAGAGGTGTATCACCTTCGCATGCGGCTTTAATTGGAGCGTTGATAGGGCCGATGCAGGTGTTGGGGCGGATTCTTGAATCAACGATCGGAAGGAAAACGACATCCCACAAAGTAGGAAGAGTTGCGATGTGGCTTTTACCATTGGCGCTGGTACTTTTATTTGCGCCGAAAGAGTGGATATTAATTTACGGCGCATTCGCAGCACTCTATGGCATCAGTAATGGAGTGATGACCATTGTGCGCGGGACATTGCCTGCTGAACTGTATGGTCGAGAGATTTATGGTGCTGTCAGCGGAGCAATGGCTGCTCCAGTAATGATCGCAATCGCCGCAGGTCCTTTTGTAGCATCTCTCTTGTATTCCTCTACCGGGGGATATGTTGGCACTATCATAGTTCTAATTGCCTTAGGAACATTCGGGTCGATTTTATTTATATGTGGGCGACCTTCGCGAAAAGGTTACTGATTCAGCATCTGTACGGAGAAATATCTTGAAGATTTTTATTTATCATAATCTCGAATGTGGAACATCACGAAACACCTTGGCTTTGATTCGCAATACGGGTGTGGAGCCAACTATTGTTGAGTATCTCAAACACATCCCTACTCGGGCGGAACTTACCGCATTAATTTCTGATGCTGGACTTACCGTAAGAGCGGCCATTCGAGAAAAAGGTACGCCTTATTTAGAATTAGGACTGGATAATCTGGCGATACCCGATAATGAGTTGCTGGATGCAATGCTCGCCCATCCGATATTAATCAATCGGCCTTTTGTGCAATCACCGCTCGGAACGCGTCTATGTCGTCCTTCGGAATTAGTACTCGAAATATTGCCGTTGCCACAACGGGCCGCATTCTCCAAAGAGGATGGTGAAATCATAATTAACGCGGAGGGACAACGTGTCAAAAAATCTAACTGACTTGCCTAACATCGCGCCTGAACTGTTTCGCTCACCACTAGCATCTGACTTTACGGCTGTCGCTAAATCGACTCATCCGCCTCGGTTCTTATTGTTATACGGCTCAGTACGTGAGCGCTCATATAGTCGCTTATTGACGATGGAAGCGGCACGGCTACTGGAAGCAATGGGGGGCGAAGTGGAAGTTTTCGACCCACGAGGATTACCACTGCCTGATAGTGAGCCGGACAGCCATCCTAAGGTAGTAGAGCTACGAGAATTAGCACAATGGGCCGAAGGCATGGTGTGGTCGTCACCTGAACGCCATGGCGCAATGACAGGAATTATGAAGGCTCAGATTGATTGGATTCCATTGACTATGGGTGCAGTTCGTCCGACACAAGGCAAAACTTTAGCTGTTATGGAAGTCTCTGGCGGATCCCAATCATTCAACGCAGTCAATCAAATGCGCATTCTTGGCCGTTGGATGAGGATGATCACAATTCCAAATCAATCTTCTGTTGCTAAGGCATTTTTGGAGTTTGATGAAGATGGTCGCATGAAGCCATCCTCGTACTACGAGCGTGTCGTGGATGTAATGGAAGAACTTTACAAATTTACTTTATTAACCCGAGATGTTTCTAACTATTTGGTAGATCGGTACAGCGAAAGAAAAGAAAGTGCCGAAGAGTTAAGTAAGCGAGTAAACCAGAGAGCCATTTAATTCGATTGGCGGATAGTGGGACGATCAACTTAATTGAGCTGATTGTCCTGATAAAGCGTTAGTAACCTGATCAAGATAAGCGCCAGCAAATCTATTTCCATGCTTAGATTCTCGTAAGGCCATATGCCATTGACCCACGATTGACATCAAACCTGATGCTTCTTTTGTTCTTTCGATTCTATGAATTAGTTCTGCGGCCATCAGCCCCAAGTATGTCGTTGCGGTGGAAGTCATGAAATTTTTTATTTCACGAATTTTTTCCGCATCTTGGATCAGTTCGACATTGGAGAGGGAAATTCTGGTCGTATGCTGCGATGTTTCTACAATATTGACGCTTCCTTCTTTCGCGTCGCCTGCATGTTTTAATGACTGAGCTTGTACAGTCGATTTAGTAGATTTAGCTGAAACTTCAGTTGGGACAATGAAGTTTTGGTCCACTAGATAAGATACGATTTCTTCCAGTTTTTGCTCAGGAATCATTTCAAAAATGGTCGAAAATCTTTTAGCTCCATCCATCACTATAAGCACTCGGCGTTGTAATGGGTTCAAACCGAAGCAACGCATTGCCACTTCGCCACGTCCTTTTTCTGTTTTGCTAAATACCGTATCAGGCCGATATGATGTTGAGAGTTGCATAGAAATACTCCACTCGCAGATTCGAGTTTTTAAGAATAGCGGAGTAATGTGACGGTAGTATTTCAGTCAAGCAACCATGCCAATTCATCAAGCATCTAGCAATCATACGGCACTGGAAAATGCTGCTATGATTCTGTTCCCTTGATACCTAATTTGCGAGTTTTTTCCCAAAGCGTCTTGCGACTAATGCCGAGTGCTGCTGCAGTTTGCGCCATTTGTCCACTGTAATGAGCAAGAACTTGTACCAAATAGCGTCGCTCTTGTTCTCGATTGAATTCGGCAAGTGGAATGATCTGTGGCTGTACCGCTCCCGAAATTCCAACCGATGGATTGAATATTGCGGCAGCAACATCTGAAATTTGCGCTTCAAAATCATCAGGCCTCAACAGCGGATGTGCTGTTAATAAACAAGCCCGTTCAATTGCATGTTTCAATTCACGGATATTCCCTCGCCAGGGCAATGTGCAGAGAAAAGTGATGGTGGGCTCAGACAACATCCGTGGAGAGGTTGGATGTGCTTGATTCCATTGTTCTAAGAACTGACGCGCTAGCCATGCAATATCCTCCAGTCTTTCTCTTAGTGGTGGTACACGTAACTGGATGATGTTAATTCTGTAATACAGATCTTCACGAAATCTTCCTGCTTTAACCTCTTCACGAACGTCACGGTGAGTTGCAGCAATCAATCTAAAGTTAACTTTAATTGGCTTTTCGCTTCCCAGCCTGGTCAATGTCCGTTCTTGCAAAACGCGTAATAGACGTACTTGCGCCGCAGGTGCTAGCTCCCCAATCTCATCAAGAAAAACCGTTCCATCATTGGCCTGTTCAAAGTATCCGCGATGCGACTTTGCCGCACCTGTAAAAGCGCCACGTTCGTAACCGAAAAGCTCAGCCTCCATCATCCCTTCTGGCAATGCGCCGCAGTTCACAGCAACAAAAGGCTTGCTGGCCGTATGCGCACTACGATGAAGTAAACGAGCAAGTTCTTCTTTTCCAGATCCTGATTCACCGGTGACCAAAACCGAGGTCCATTGCTCCCCCATCTTTACAACCATTTCTTCCAAACGTTGAATTTCGTGTGAAATACCTAGCGTTGGCGCACGCGCAGCTGTAATTGGCAAACTTCCCGCAGTGAGTAAACGAATCTTGCCTATCATTGACTCCAAATCAAGCGGCTTGATCAGATAATCTGCCGCTCCCTGCGCTAACAAACGTTCGGCCTGTTGCTGTGTTCCGTAGCCGGTAATAAAAATCGCTGGGTAATCTAAATTGCCATTTCCGCGCGCACGTTCAAACATCATTTCACCACTTAGATCCGGTAAGCGGATATCGGATACTAAGCAGTCGAACTTTCGTTGTTTCATGCGACTTAATGCGGCAACGGCAGACTGAACCCACTCGTAATCAATGTTCTCGATCGCAAACCGGTCACAAATTGATTCGCCCATAATGGCGTCGTCTTCCACCAGCAATACGCTAGTCATGTGATGCCTCCAACGGTGCAATAAAAGTTGCTACGGTCCCTCGGCCATTAATAGTCGGTTCAATCTTAAGTGCACCTCCAATTTGGCGAGTTAAACGAAAACATACCCACAGACCTAAACCGATGCGCCCATGCTGATCGGGTGTCGGAGCAGATTCCTCAGTTGCCGAAAATGGGCCACCATCGTTCTTGACTCGAACGAACAGTGCCCGTTCGACTACCTTTACTTGAACTTCGACCCGAACTAACGCGGCATTGATTGCATTGAGTACGAGGTTCAATACGATTTGCCGGACCGGTACAGAGCGCAGTCCTAATTCGCTTTGATCATCAACTATCTGCCAGACAACATCGATATCACGCTTTAAGGCGATTGGTTCAGACAGCGTTTGTAAATCATCAAAATCTTTCCAGGTCAATACGGTGTGCTCTCTGCGTGCTTGGGACATTAATGCCGAAATCGAATCTTGTATTTGCTGCAGTCCGCGCTCTAGTAGGTTGGCAGTTTTCTCAACGAATGGATCACTTATGCCTCTCAGACGCAAGTTACTGATTGCATTTAGCATCCCCCCTAAAGGATTGTTGACTTCATGTGCAAGACTGGAAGCAAGTTTTCCTGCCATTGCCATTCGCTCTGCAATTTGCATCTGCATTTCCAGATCGCGTGAGCGATGCAATTCGGCATGCATCGAAATAAACTGTTTAGTTAATTGACTAATTTCATCAGTACCAGCTCCGTCTAACTTCATGCTGTTACGACTCAAACTATCGTTTTCTTCAATCGTAGCCATAGCCGTTCGCAAACGATTAAGTGGACTGACTAATTTACGCCCCAACCACCACCCAAACGGAATGACAAATGCTAGCGCGAGCGTTCCATAACCTAGCACTCTAAACAACAAATCACGTAATTTGGGAAGAGTGGCATCCTTCCGCGAATAGACAACAACTGTCGCGAGTGGATCACCATCTTCTGACACTGCCATTGTTGCAGCACCATAGACCATTTCATCATCGTGACCACCAAGCGAAAAGATACGATGGCTTAGTCCCTCTCGTCTTGCTTGTTCTGACAATAGAAGTAGAGAGGACGGTAAATGATCTCTGGATCCGGAAACAGGATATTTGATAGGGTCCGAGGCAACTAATGGAATGTTATCTTTGCTGATAACTACGATTTCGGTACTTGAATCCTGGGCAACGGCTGCGTTGATTTGTTGGTAGATGTCCCATATTTCTTCGCGTCCAATCGCACCGCGCGCTGAGGTTGCTAGGGTGCTAGAAATTTGCTGTACCCGCGTCATGGATTCAGCTCCTATATAAGACGCGAGCAAATAATAGGTCACCATAAAGATGCCAAACGCGGACGCCACACTCACAACGCATAGCGCGAGCGGAACCTTAATTAAATAAGAAAATTGATCCAGTCGCATGGCTATACTCGTTTTAGTTGCAGCTTGCTAGCGACCTACGCGCTTCATCATGGCGGCAATGCCATCGAACATCGCAGGTCGACCTGAAATAAATTTGTCCAATCGAAGCTCCGCCAGGAGCTGCCTGCCTGCCTCAGTTTGATTCATTTCTATCAACGCGCCACGCAAACTTGTCAGTACGACAGGGTCGATATTTTTGGTACATACGAACGGTGGAAAGCCAAACATCTCAGATTTTTTGAGAATGCGCGTGTTGATTGTGGCCTCAGGTGTGAGTTCATTTACGCTATCCCACACGTACCCGTCTACGGCGCCGGCATCAGCTAATCCAGATGACACTGCGGTAATTACATTTTGATGGCCAAACGCAAAAAATGATTTCCTGAAGAATGTGCTGTCACGTTGCCCAAGATCATTCAAGCAATCCTGTGCATATAAAAATCCGGAGTTAGACAAGGGGTCGGAATATGCGAAGACCTTACTTTTCAAGTCTGCAAATTTTTTGATTCCCTTAGAAGTAGGTCCGGTAATTATGTAGGCATGATAGGTCGGTGTTCCCTCATAAACGGGTACTGCGATCAGTTGCATCTGTGCCCGGTAACGAACGAATGGGTAACCACAGAGCCATGCCGCTGCAAGGCGTCCATTAAGTAATTGCTCCACGATATCGGCGTAGCTGCGTCGCTGCACAAATACTACTGGTCTTCCCAACACGCTTTCTAAGTGATCACGAAAACGCGCCAAAAATCCAGAGCGTTCATCTAGGAATACTGGAGTTAACCCAATTCTTATAGGCTGAGCTGCGTTAACTGGAGTAACTAAACTAACAGTAACGAGCCCAGCTATTCCTGTAAGCACGCGTCGACGTTGCAACCGAAGGGTATAGGCACTCACGTTACGAAATCCAGACACAAGCAACTTGGGAAACATACTATAGCCTATGAATTTCGTCGCGCGATTATTATCGGGAGAGAAAACTATCTCCATGAATAGCCTTTGGCTACAGTCGTGTTACCAAATAGGAACGCGACGTAACCATATCGTAACGCCGCAAATTTTCATGCACCGCACCAAACAAATTAAATCAAACACTTAGCTCGTTAAGTCAGTTGGCATGGTGCTTGCGAATACATGTCCACATTATAAAAACGGAGACATGATTCATGGAACATCAAACTAGTCGGCGCAATTTCTTGAAAATTGCAGGATCGTCAGCAGCGGTTGCTGGTGCGGGGCTCGTGAGTGGAAATGCAAACGCGGCTCCTGCTAAACTAAACGTCGGTGCGACAACCTTGCCTTATCCAACTGCAGTTGTCGCTAAAGCAAAGGGACTGAAGGTAGATGCTCCAGTCAGTTTTAATTATCCAGATGCATCGTCACCTTGCGTAGCTATCAAAATGGGCCAGCCAACACCTGGTGGCGTGGGCCCAAATAACGACATTGTTGCGCATAGCATTTTATGTACTCATATGGGATGCCCTGTCTCTTATGACACTAGCGCTAAGACATTCAAGTGTCCATGTCATTTCTCAATCTTCGATCCTGATAACCATGGACAGATGGTGTGTGGGCAAGCAACCGAAAATCTTCCTCAAATTCAACTTAGCTACAACGCTGCGAATGACACCGTCACCGCAATTGGCGTGACCGGCCTGATTTATGGCCGTCAATCCAACATTCTGTGAAATAGGGAGATCATTATCATGAGTAAAAATCGAGACCGCGTGGCTTTACCTCCCGTCAACGCGCAGAAGACAAATATGACCTGTCATTTCTGCATTGTCGGTTGTGGATACCATGTCTATAAGTGGGATGAAAACAAAGAAGGTGGCCGTGCCGCAAACCAAAATGCACTTGGCTTAGATTTCACAAAACAGTTACCGCCTTTTGCGACCACGCTAACA is a genomic window containing:
- the arsC gene encoding arsenate reductase (glutaredoxin) (This arsenate reductase requires both glutathione and glutaredoxin to convert arsenate to arsenite, after which the efflux transporter formed by ArsA and ArsB can extrude the arsenite from the cell, providing resistance.) translates to MKIFIYHNLECGTSRNTLALIRNTGVEPTIVEYLKHIPTRAELTALISDAGLTVRAAIREKGTPYLELGLDNLAIPDNELLDAMLAHPILINRPFVQSPLGTRLCRPSELVLEILPLPQRAAFSKEDGEIIINAEGQRVKKSN
- the arsH gene encoding arsenical resistance protein ArsH codes for the protein MSKNLTDLPNIAPELFRSPLASDFTAVAKSTHPPRFLLLYGSVRERSYSRLLTMEAARLLEAMGGEVEVFDPRGLPLPDSEPDSHPKVVELRELAQWAEGMVWSSPERHGAMTGIMKAQIDWIPLTMGAVRPTQGKTLAVMEVSGGSQSFNAVNQMRILGRWMRMITIPNQSSVAKAFLEFDEDGRMKPSSYYERVVDVMEELYKFTLLTRDVSNYLVDRYSERKESAEELSKRVNQRAI
- a CDS encoding sigma-54-dependent transcriptional regulator; translation: MTSVLLVEDDAIMGESICDRFAIENIDYEWVQSAVAALSRMKQRKFDCLVSDIRLPDLSGEMMFERARGNGNLDYPAIFITGYGTQQQAERLLAQGAADYLIKPLDLESMIGKIRLLTAGSLPITAARAPTLGISHEIQRLEEMVVKMGEQWTSVLVTGESGSGKEELARLLHRSAHTASKPFVAVNCGALPEGMMEAELFGYERGAFTGAAKSHRGYFEQANDGTVFLDEIGELAPAAQVRLLRVLQERTLTRLGSEKPIKVNFRLIAATHRDVREEVKAGRFREDLYYRINIIQLRVPPLRERLEDIAWLARQFLEQWNQAHPTSPRMLSEPTITFLCTLPWRGNIRELKHAIERACLLTAHPLLRPDDFEAQISDVAAAIFNPSVGISGAVQPQIIPLAEFNREQERRYLVQVLAHYSGQMAQTAAALGISRKTLWEKTRKLGIKGTES
- a CDS encoding sensor histidine kinase; the protein is MRLDQFSYLIKVPLALCVVSVASAFGIFMVTYYLLASYIGAESMTRVQQISSTLATSARGAIGREEIWDIYQQINAAVAQDSSTEIVVISKDNIPLVASDPIKYPVSGSRDHLPSSLLLLSEQARREGLSHRIFSLGGHDDEMVYGAATMAVSEDGDPLATVVVYSRKDATLPKLRDLLFRVLGYGTLALAFVIPFGWWLGRKLVSPLNRLRTAMATIEENDSLSRNSMKLDGAGTDEISQLTKQFISMHAELHRSRDLEMQMQIAERMAMAGKLASSLAHEVNNPLGGMLNAISNLRLRGISDPFVEKTANLLERGLQQIQDSISALMSQARREHTVLTWKDFDDLQTLSEPIALKRDIDVVWQIVDDQSELGLRSVPVRQIVLNLVLNAINAALVRVEVQVKVVERALFVRVKNDGGPFSATEESAPTPDQHGRIGLGLWVCFRLTRQIGGALKIEPTINGRGTVATFIAPLEASHD
- a CDS encoding substrate-binding domain-containing protein, which codes for MEIVFSPDNNRATKFIGYSMFPKLLVSGFRNVSAYTLRLQRRRVLTGIAGLVTVSLVTPVNAAQPIRIGLTPVFLDERSGFLARFRDHLESVLGRPVVFVQRRSYADIVEQLLNGRLAAAWLCGYPFVRYRAQMQLIAVPVYEGTPTYHAYIITGPTSKGIKKFADLKSKVFAYSDPLSNSGFLYAQDCLNDLGQRDSTFFRKSFFAFGHQNVITAVSSGLADAGAVDGYVWDSVNELTPEATINTRILKKSEMFGFPPFVCTKNIDPVVLTSLRGALIEMNQTEAGRQLLAELRLDKFISGRPAMFDGIAAMMKRVGR
- a CDS encoding arsenate reductase (azurin) small subunit; protein product: MEHQTSRRNFLKIAGSSAAVAGAGLVSGNANAAPAKLNVGATTLPYPTAVVAKAKGLKVDAPVSFNYPDASSPCVAIKMGQPTPGGVGPNNDIVAHSILCTHMGCPVSYDTSAKTFKCPCHFSIFDPDNHGQMVCGQATENLPQIQLSYNAANDTVTAIGVTGLIYGRQSNIL